The proteins below are encoded in one region of Bacteroidota bacterium:
- a CDS encoding ATP-binding cassette domain-containing protein, whose translation MAGPSFFKSRDRSEKKERPKLTKQGLRTARQMLGYMRPYRWIYALGMVFLLLSTLTSLGFVYILSPLLNTATGKKDWYLTDLNEITLLLGLVVVGQMVFSFFRIFTFSQVTQRTMADIRFDLFGKMMSLPISFFEKRRVGELTSRLTADVQQIQEVLSISIAEFIRQILTLVGGITFILVKTPSLALFMLMIFPPVILVAVIFGKFIRKNSKLTQDGLAETNVVLDESLHNISIVKAFTNEWTETSRYRTKLQNLVKTAVRTDTYRGFLISFVIFGLFGSFVLVLWRGGTMVSRGEMGVGDLLSFIMFMAFIGGSLAGLPDVYTAIAKAVGATERMREILDEQPEAALPKGAVGLGAEIKGEIAYKDVRFTYETRPETEVLQGINLHLAAGEKVALAGSSGAGKSTIAQLLMRFYDISSGEILIDGKPIRNYDLHHLRRHIGIVPQEVILFGGSIRENIGYGKENATLEEIKAAAKQANALEFIEEFPDGFETLVGDRGVKLSGGQRQRIAIARAILKNPAILILDEATSSLDASSENLVQQALNVLMEGRTTLIIAHRLGTIRNVDRIYVLDHGQIVESGKHEELLANPDGFYSKLVALQLRTED comes from the coding sequence ATGGCTGGACCATCGTTTTTCAAGTCAAGAGACCGTTCCGAAAAGAAGGAACGTCCCAAACTGACCAAACAGGGCCTTCGAACTGCCCGCCAAATGTTGGGTTACATGCGGCCCTACCGCTGGATTTACGCCTTGGGAATGGTTTTCCTACTGTTGTCGACCTTGACATCGTTGGGATTCGTGTACATTCTGAGCCCATTGCTCAATACAGCAACAGGCAAAAAGGACTGGTACCTCACTGATTTGAACGAAATCACCCTCTTGCTCGGACTCGTCGTCGTCGGGCAAATGGTCTTTTCTTTCTTCCGAATTTTCACGTTTTCGCAGGTCACGCAGCGCACGATGGCCGACATCCGGTTTGACTTGTTCGGGAAAATGATGTCGTTGCCCATTTCGTTTTTTGAAAAACGACGCGTCGGCGAATTGACCAGCAGGCTCACTGCGGATGTGCAACAGATTCAGGAGGTTCTCTCGATCAGCATTGCCGAATTCATCCGGCAAATTTTGACCTTGGTGGGTGGAATCACCTTTATTTTGGTCAAAACCCCAAGTTTGGCCCTGTTCATGTTGATGATCTTTCCCCCTGTCATTCTAGTGGCGGTGATTTTTGGAAAATTCATTCGCAAAAACTCCAAACTGACCCAAGACGGACTCGCTGAAACGAATGTAGTTCTCGATGAGAGCCTGCACAACATCAGCATTGTCAAGGCATTTACCAACGAATGGACGGAAACGAGCCGCTACCGCACCAAGCTTCAAAACTTGGTCAAAACAGCCGTTCGGACGGATACCTACCGTGGATTTCTGATTTCATTCGTGATTTTTGGTCTGTTTGGCTCGTTTGTGTTGGTGCTTTGGCGCGGCGGAACGATGGTTTCCCGCGGCGAAATGGGCGTGGGGGACTTGCTTTCATTTATCATGTTCATGGCCTTCATCGGTGGATCGTTGGCGGGTTTGCCGGATGTGTACACCGCGATCGCCAAGGCGGTCGGCGCGACCGAGCGCATGCGCGAGATTTTGGATGAACAGCCGGAGGCAGCGCTCCCCAAAGGCGCTGTAGGCCTTGGCGCCGAAATCAAAGGCGAAATTGCCTACAAAGACGTGCGATTCACGTACGAAACCCGTCCCGAGACGGAGGTCTTACAAGGCATCAATTTGCACCTCGCAGCCGGCGAAAAAGTCGCCTTGGCGGGCAGCAGCGGCGCCGGCAAATCGACGATCGCGCAGCTTCTGATGCGCTTTTATGACATCTCAAGCGGCGAAATTCTCATCGACGGCAAACCGATTCGTAACTATGACTTGCACCATTTGCGCCGCCACATCGGCATTGTGCCACAGGAAGTGATCCTCTTTGGCGGCTCGATTCGTGAAAATATCGGCTACGGCAAGGAAAACGCCACCTTGGAGGAGATCAAAGCCGCTGCCAAACAGGCCAATGCACTGGAATTCATTGAGGAGTTTCCCGATGGATTCGAGACCTTGGTCGGCGACCGTGGCGTGAAGCTGTCTGGCGGGCAGCGTCAACGGATTGCGATTGCAAGGGCAATTCTGAAAAATCCCGCGATTTTGATCCTCGACGAAGCCACGAGCAGCTTGGATGCGAGTTCGGAGAATCTCGTGCAGCAGGCGCTCAATGTATTAATGGAAGGCCGCACGACCCTGATCATCGCGCACAGGCTGGGGACGATTCGCAATGTGGACCGCATTTATGTACTCGACCACGGTCAAATCGTCGAATCCGGCAAACACGAGGAATTGCTGGCCAATCCGGATGGATTTTACAGCAAGTTGGTTGCCTTGCAGTTGCGGACGGAGGATTGA
- a CDS encoding DUF502 domain-containing protein, whose translation MKKVISKLLSYFLQGVITVVPLMAVVLTGKYLYDLLRQYSFFPNEWLTLLFILLVVFVVGVMAQTIVLKPLFMIFEEVLSRTPGLKFVYSSIKDLMEAFMGEKKRFNKPVLVQISGDAELQRFGFVTDEGLEKLGMGFEGKVAVYIPFSYSVSGQLFIVPSRLLTPLPDVDAAELMKYVLSGGVTDLEDVLDQKHPWFKQREKKENEPDESKD comes from the coding sequence GTGAAAAAAGTCATCAGTAAATTACTCAGCTATTTTTTGCAGGGAGTCATTACAGTTGTCCCATTGATGGCTGTGGTCCTCACTGGCAAATACCTGTACGACCTTCTCAGGCAATACAGTTTTTTCCCGAATGAATGGCTGACGCTGCTGTTTATCCTGTTGGTTGTGTTTGTGGTGGGCGTCATGGCACAAACGATCGTGCTCAAACCGCTCTTCATGATTTTTGAGGAAGTCCTATCGCGCACTCCAGGTTTGAAGTTTGTTTACAGCTCGATCAAGGATTTGATGGAAGCGTTCATGGGCGAAAAAAAGCGCTTCAACAAGCCTGTGTTGGTACAAATCAGCGGCGACGCAGAATTGCAAAGGTTTGGATTCGTCACGGATGAAGGTCTGGAAAAACTTGGAATGGGATTCGAAGGAAAGGTTGCCGTGTATATTCCGTTTTCCTACAGCGTTTCTGGTCAACTGTTTATTGTTCCCTCACGCCTGCTCACTCCCCTCCCCGACGTCGATGCTGCCGAATTGATGAAATATGTTTTGAGCGGCGGCGTGACCGATTTGGAGGATGTCTTGGACCAAAAACACCCTTGGTTCAAACAGCGCGAGAAAAAAGAAAATGAACCCGACGAATCGAAGGATTAA
- a CDS encoding choice-of-anchor B family protein, protein MRIFVSLIGFLLLFSGVHAQALTLHQVVNFPFVTNSLGDVGTSDCWGYTDSLGVDYAVVGNSDHVAFVRASDGLVLDTIQLASMGDGYFHRAIVTKGHHCYVVGEMVGKRNGLATIDMQFLPDSVHFVGADDIGGTMLRCHELDVDPGRDYLYMEADEILGQQGIEIFNISDRDHPFKEGFISVPNTHDMTARNDTVWVAEGYTPAFSIWNCADKGNPIRIGRITDPSFGYCHGIFPSDDGKFFFTTEETPNKTVKVWDAHDLNNIFLRGQYLGNNNLAHNVYVMGNLLVFSHYTSGVTIVDWSDPDNLVEIAAYDTYPQNEVANFYGTWAAFPWTANGYIYASNFEGKLFILNWDPNAPVNLQESTPTQGQCWPNPMTSVTNIPLELSSGEDVLVQVFSSTGECVETVFSGKLNPGKYTLPWHPGSNVANGIYILKVKAGENFRSEKIILTR, encoded by the coding sequence ATGAGAATTTTTGTTTCGCTGATTGGTTTCTTGCTGCTTTTTTCCGGGGTTCATGCACAGGCATTGACATTGCATCAGGTTGTGAATTTTCCTTTTGTCACCAATTCCCTGGGAGATGTCGGCACCTCCGATTGTTGGGGTTATACCGATTCATTGGGCGTTGACTACGCAGTGGTCGGGAATTCAGACCATGTGGCTTTTGTGCGTGCGAGTGACGGTTTGGTGCTGGATACCATTCAATTGGCAAGCATGGGCGATGGTTATTTTCACCGCGCCATTGTAACCAAGGGCCATCATTGTTATGTCGTGGGCGAAATGGTCGGCAAGCGAAATGGATTGGCAACCATTGACATGCAATTCCTGCCTGACAGTGTGCATTTTGTAGGGGCCGACGACATTGGGGGAACCATGCTGCGCTGCCACGAATTGGATGTCGATCCAGGCAGGGACTACCTTTATATGGAAGCAGATGAAATCCTCGGTCAGCAAGGGATTGAAATCTTTAACATCAGCGACCGGGATCATCCATTCAAAGAGGGCTTTATTTCGGTACCCAATACCCACGACATGACCGCGCGCAACGATACGGTTTGGGTTGCTGAGGGTTATACGCCAGCATTTTCCATTTGGAACTGTGCCGACAAAGGCAATCCGATTCGCATCGGCCGCATTACGGATCCAAGCTTTGGCTATTGTCACGGGATTTTCCCCAGCGACGATGGCAAGTTCTTTTTCACCACCGAAGAAACGCCCAACAAGACCGTCAAAGTCTGGGATGCCCATGACCTTAACAATATTTTCCTGCGTGGGCAGTACCTTGGCAACAACAACCTCGCACACAATGTATATGTGATGGGCAATTTGCTCGTTTTCTCCCATTATACCTCCGGCGTCACGATCGTCGATTGGAGCGATCCCGACAACCTTGTCGAGATTGCCGCCTACGATACCTATCCGCAGAATGAAGTTGCCAATTTCTATGGGACGTGGGCTGCATTTCCCTGGACAGCAAATGGTTATATCTACGCGAGCAACTTCGAAGGCAAGTTGTTCATCCTCAATTGGGATCCCAATGCCCCTGTGAATTTACAAGAATCCACCCCGACCCAAGGACAATGCTGGCCCAATCCAATGACTTCGGTGACCAATATTCCCTTGGAGCTCTCTTCAGGGGAGGACGTGTTGGTGCAGGTTTTCAGTTCTACCGGCGAATGCGTTGAAACGGTTTTTTCCGGCAAATTGAACCCTGGGAAATATACACTGCCTTGGCACCCGGGCAGCAATGTCGCCAATGGTATTTACATTTTGAAAGTGAAAGCCGGCGAGAATTTCCGCTCGGAAAAGATCATTTTGACACGATGA
- a CDS encoding toll/interleukin-1 receptor domain-containing protein, which yields MRFENDVMISYAWRDNQPPPMTKQEGWVSAFQSALEYWLKQLLARPVKVWRDKNQMPGNKIFAEELDQVVADCAILLTVISEPYLSSEWCARELDNFVKAAETQGGLQVDNNYRIFKINKFPVNRNSIPQRLSVVTGFDFFEQDPDSRVTAPIDPSFGDAKKEMFIRKVYDVAVALAQLLKDLESKGLKPGSSLPENGTNAGERVHQPVTLPVTEAPPAVSTTESNLERKIFILHTEEDKDAVRELRKGFKTMPLAAQSVTLTLPVFEGDAATVAEINKQRLLQCDAVIVFWGNGGETWLQSTLDELRSVISNERNAPFKADHLVYVAGKGTNTKADYLLDFEDGLISDGITVVEGIHEVPHSKLIQFVQSIQ from the coding sequence ATGAGGTTTGAAAATGATGTCATGATCAGCTATGCTTGGCGTGACAATCAACCACCCCCTATGACCAAACAGGAAGGCTGGGTCTCCGCATTTCAAAGTGCCTTGGAATATTGGCTGAAACAATTGCTTGCAAGGCCGGTCAAAGTGTGGCGCGACAAAAACCAAATGCCTGGCAACAAGATCTTTGCCGAAGAACTGGATCAGGTGGTCGCAGACTGTGCCATCCTGCTCACCGTGATTTCGGAGCCCTACCTTTCCTCCGAATGGTGTGCCCGTGAACTGGACAATTTTGTCAAAGCGGCCGAAACCCAAGGCGGACTCCAAGTTGACAACAACTACCGCATCTTCAAAATCAACAAGTTTCCGGTCAATCGCAATTCGATTCCGCAAAGGTTGTCGGTCGTGACCGGCTTTGACTTTTTTGAGCAGGATCCTGATTCCCGCGTCACTGCGCCGATTGATCCGAGTTTTGGTGATGCCAAAAAGGAAATGTTCATCCGCAAGGTCTATGATGTTGCGGTCGCATTGGCACAATTGCTCAAGGATCTGGAATCCAAAGGCTTAAAGCCAGGTTCTAGCCTTCCTGAAAATGGGACAAATGCTGGCGAGCGCGTTCATCAACCCGTCACTTTGCCCGTCACCGAGGCGCCCCCAGCCGTTTCCACGACGGAATCCAATCTCGAACGCAAAATCTTCATTCTCCATACCGAGGAAGACAAAGATGCCGTCAGAGAGCTGCGCAAGGGCTTCAAAACGATGCCGTTGGCTGCTCAATCGGTGACATTGACATTGCCGGTTTTTGAAGGAGACGCAGCAACCGTTGCCGAAATCAACAAACAGCGCCTGCTGCAATGCGATGCGGTAATCGTCTTTTGGGGCAATGGAGGCGAAACTTGGCTGCAATCTACCCTCGATGAGCTAAGATCGGTGATCAGCAATGAAAGGAACGCTCCCTTCAAGGCCGATCATTTGGTCTATGTCGCGGGCAAAGGAACCAACACCAAGGCAGATTATCTGCTTGATTTTGAGGATGGTTTGATATCGGATGGCATTACCGTCGTTGAAGGCATTCATGAGGTGCCGCATTCGAAGCTCATTCAATTTGTTCAATCCATTCAGTAG
- a CDS encoding TIR domain-containing protein, with amino-acid sequence MISYTWRDNQPPPMSKSEGWVSGFQEGLEFWLKQVMPRQPKVWRDKNQMAGNKVFSDELHQVVSNSAILLAVLSEPYLSSEWCAKELQTFVTAADGQGGLEINNDYRIFKINKLPVDRKALPPTLTVVTGFDFFELDAETRVIAPIDPSFGETEKQRFIRKVYDVAVAMARLLKQIELEGFGKDDDDENAATEGNGEEGTGNSTNAKPAEPIAPGLTVFLPFTTRDQREVREDLVAELTRRNCKILPEEQTALEDVEAFKQAVKADLEKADLAIHLIGARYGTVLEGETRSVTELQNQWAAEESRKRGLKRLIWLPKNIGELTGQQFTFVDCLRTDRTALEGADFLEDTVENMKGIVLEMIKPKPKPQAEDPSASPDEKKLYIWHDESDKDAVRELRKALRDKIVGGQPLKILLPVFDGDAASLREIQRQRLQECDAVLIFWGGSSQAWVESCLGEIRKAPGFGRTQKFASKHLIYLGGTKTSAKEDWSLDFQDGLLEPDVATVEGFDSIATAALDQFIQTIQ; translated from the coding sequence ATGATCAGTTATACCTGGCGCGACAATCAGCCGCCTCCGATGTCAAAGTCGGAAGGTTGGGTGTCGGGATTTCAGGAAGGACTCGAGTTTTGGCTCAAACAGGTCATGCCGCGACAGCCCAAAGTTTGGCGTGACAAGAACCAAATGGCTGGAAACAAGGTCTTTTCTGACGAATTGCACCAAGTCGTTTCCAATTCGGCGATTTTGTTGGCGGTGCTTTCCGAGCCCTATCTTTCCTCCGAATGGTGTGCAAAGGAATTGCAAACATTCGTGACGGCTGCCGATGGACAAGGCGGCTTGGAAATCAACAATGACTACAGAATATTTAAAATCAATAAGTTGCCGGTCGACCGGAAGGCATTGCCGCCCACGTTGACGGTCGTCACGGGTTTCGATTTCTTCGAATTGGACGCTGAAACACGTGTGATCGCACCCATTGATCCAAGCTTTGGTGAGACCGAAAAGCAACGTTTTATCCGCAAGGTGTATGATGTGGCCGTCGCCATGGCACGTCTCCTCAAACAAATCGAATTGGAGGGTTTTGGCAAGGACGATGACGATGAAAATGCGGCCACGGAAGGAAATGGGGAGGAAGGAACGGGCAATTCGACAAATGCAAAACCTGCTGAGCCCATTGCGCCGGGTCTCACGGTTTTTTTACCCTTCACCACGCGCGATCAACGTGAAGTCAGAGAAGACCTTGTCGCCGAGTTGACCCGACGCAACTGCAAGATTCTTCCCGAAGAGCAAACTGCTTTGGAGGATGTCGAAGCCTTCAAGCAGGCAGTAAAGGCCGATTTGGAAAAGGCAGACCTTGCCATTCACCTCATCGGTGCGCGCTACGGGACTGTTTTGGAGGGCGAAACCCGTTCCGTCACAGAGCTTCAAAACCAATGGGCAGCCGAAGAAAGCCGCAAGCGCGGCCTCAAACGCCTGATTTGGCTCCCCAAAAACATCGGCGAACTCACAGGGCAGCAATTCACCTTTGTCGATTGCCTGCGCACAGATCGCACTGCCTTGGAAGGTGCTGATTTTCTTGAGGATACGGTGGAAAATATGAAAGGGATTGTCTTGGAAATGATCAAGCCAAAACCCAAACCGCAGGCGGAGGATCCATCGGCATCGCCGGATGAAAAGAAGCTCTATATCTGGCACGACGAATCAGACAAGGATGCCGTGCGTGAATTGCGCAAAGCGCTCCGTGACAAAATTGTCGGCGGGCAGCCGCTGAAGATTCTTTTGCCGGTGTTTGATGGCGACGCCGCTTCCTTGCGTGAAATTCAGCGGCAACGGTTGCAGGAATGTGATGCGGTCCTGATCTTTTGGGGCGGCAGCAGTCAGGCTTGGGTCGAATCTTGCCTCGGAGAAATTCGAAAAGCTCCCGGTTTTGGACGCACGCAAAAATTTGCCAGTAAACATCTCATCTACCTCGGCGGCACAAAAACAAGTGCCAAGGAAGATTGGTCACTTGATTTTCAAGATGGTTTACTGGAACCTGATGTCGCAACTGTCGAAGGTTTTGACAGTATTGCCACCGCAGCCTTGGATCAATTCATTCAAACGATCCAATAA
- a CDS encoding LytTR family transcriptional regulator DNA-binding domain-containing protein, translating to MTTESKSKFSLPPEWIGAVIGGFGHAMLVTDDVGHIIMINEKAARLLGVNSSTVIGQPLTALISVVDSRTNQMVDLPIAQVLSLGLKISSDEGYSKAVLPSGGHLVSFTVGRIRDEVGAVVGAVMSINCPANPEGNLPAITPEHMATSAQIAEGPICNSQTQSIYVRSSGRYVRILIADLLWVEAMENYVQLQTIKEKFVVHTTLKSIAEALTCKGYQRIHRSFIVKTNAIESIEESHVVVNGTPLPIGKSYRSELLGVLTLL from the coding sequence ATGACCACAGAATCCAAGTCGAAATTTTCCTTGCCACCGGAATGGATCGGGGCCGTCATTGGCGGATTTGGCCATGCGATGCTCGTGACCGATGATGTGGGTCATATCATCATGATCAATGAGAAGGCTGCGCGCTTGTTAGGGGTCAATTCCAGCACCGTGATCGGTCAACCACTGACCGCCTTGATCTCCGTGGTTGATTCACGTACCAATCAGATGGTGGATTTGCCCATCGCGCAGGTTTTAAGCCTTGGGCTAAAAATATCTTCCGACGAAGGCTATTCCAAGGCTGTTTTGCCGAGTGGAGGGCATTTGGTATCCTTCACCGTGGGCCGCATCCGTGATGAAGTAGGTGCTGTGGTCGGAGCGGTGATGTCGATCAATTGTCCAGCAAATCCTGAAGGCAACCTGCCGGCGATCACGCCGGAACACATGGCAACCTCCGCCCAAATCGCGGAAGGACCCATTTGCAACAGTCAGACGCAATCCATCTACGTAAGAAGCAGCGGGCGCTATGTTAGGATTTTGATTGCCGACCTGCTGTGGGTGGAGGCAATGGAAAACTACGTGCAGCTCCAAACGATAAAGGAGAAATTTGTGGTGCATACCACTTTGAAGAGTATTGCTGAGGCGTTGACCTGCAAAGGCTATCAGCGCATTCATCGCTCATTCATCGTGAAAACCAATGCCATTGAGAGCATAGAAGAGAGTCATGTCGTTGTCAACGGCACACCGCTCCCCATTGGAAAATCGTACCGCAGCGAGCTTTTGGGTGTGCTGACCTTGCTTTGA
- a CDS encoding triose-phosphate isomerase — MRKKIAAGNWKMNLGPVGAQAFVSELIANYLIHCPAQPQMILAVPFVDLVGVASLIKTVPSIGLAAQNLHQEDSGAYTGEISGAMLKEAGCKYVLVGHSERREYFHETNALLLKKVKQALKNGLSPIYCFGETLAERESGRTFAVIAQQLIEGIYALDVTEFSHCILAYEPVWAIGTGKVATPTQAQEVHAFVRNKLRGHFGDAAANAVTILYGGSVKPDNAAELFACPDIDGGLVGGASLKVSDFVAIAKAL; from the coding sequence ATGCGTAAAAAAATTGCAGCTGGGAATTGGAAGATGAATTTGGGCCCTGTCGGGGCACAAGCATTTGTATCTGAATTGATTGCGAATTATTTAATCCACTGTCCTGCGCAACCGCAAATGATATTGGCGGTTCCATTTGTGGATCTTGTGGGTGTTGCATCGCTGATCAAAACAGTTCCTTCGATTGGTTTGGCAGCACAAAACCTGCATCAGGAAGACAGTGGCGCTTATACCGGCGAAATTTCAGGAGCAATGCTTAAAGAAGCGGGTTGCAAATACGTGTTGGTTGGCCACAGCGAGCGCCGTGAATATTTCCATGAAACCAATGCGCTTTTGCTCAAGAAAGTGAAGCAGGCGCTCAAGAACGGCCTCTCCCCGATCTATTGCTTTGGCGAAACCCTTGCCGAGCGTGAATCAGGCCGCACTTTTGCCGTGATCGCGCAACAGCTGATCGAAGGCATCTACGCCCTTGACGTCACCGAATTCTCGCATTGTATTTTAGCCTACGAGCCTGTTTGGGCGATCGGAACCGGCAAAGTCGCCACGCCTACCCAGGCGCAAGAGGTACACGCATTCGTGCGTAACAAACTGCGGGGCCATTTTGGCGATGCAGCCGCAAATGCGGTCACCATCCTCTACGGCGGCTCGGTCAAGCCCGACAATGCTGCCGAACTCTTCGCTTGTCCGGATATCGACGGCGGCCTTGTAGGTGGGGCGAGCCTGAAAGTCAGCGACTTCGTGGCAATTGCCAAAGCGCTTTAA
- a CDS encoding RluA family pseudouridine synthase → METESRSTPTVVYEDNHLIAIVKPFGMPSQSDDSGDLAANEWVMAYIREKYQKPGNVYVGLLHRLDRPAGGLMLMAKTSKAAERLSEMFQKRQIEKRYLVGTIAVPKAREGRLEGFVGPVPGQAHIMRAYDEAGPERKPAALKYVVLAEHQGRALLEVELETGRKHQIRVQLAKIGCGVMGDGRYNRTAFLADQSIALFSWKISFDHPVRKGERIQLVAPLPSGDLPFGELTKGLKGN, encoded by the coding sequence ATGGAAACAGAATCTCGTAGCACACCTACGGTAGTCTATGAAGACAATCACTTGATTGCCATCGTCAAGCCATTTGGAATGCCTTCTCAGTCCGACGACAGTGGCGATCTTGCGGCAAATGAATGGGTGATGGCTTACATCCGTGAAAAGTATCAGAAGCCCGGAAATGTCTATGTCGGATTGCTGCACCGCCTCGACCGGCCTGCCGGAGGTTTGATGTTGATGGCAAAAACGTCGAAAGCTGCTGAACGCCTTTCTGAAATGTTTCAAAAGCGCCAAATAGAGAAACGTTATCTCGTCGGGACCATCGCCGTGCCCAAAGCGCGCGAAGGGCGTTTGGAGGGTTTTGTCGGCCCGGTGCCTGGGCAGGCCCATATCATGCGTGCCTATGACGAGGCGGGGCCTGAGCGCAAACCGGCTGCATTAAAATACGTGGTACTTGCTGAACATCAAGGTCGTGCCTTGCTTGAAGTGGAGTTGGAAACCGGCCGTAAGCATCAGATTCGGGTGCAATTGGCTAAAATCGGTTGTGGCGTAATGGGTGATGGGCGCTACAATCGCACGGCCTTTCTCGCAGATCAATCGATCGCCCTCTTTTCCTGGAAAATCAGCTTTGATCATCCTGTACGCAAGGGCGAACGCATCCAATTGGTTGCACCGTTGCCGTCGGGGGATTTGCCGTTTGGCGAATTGACGAAAGGCTTGAAAGGGAATTGA